The DNA window TAATGCAGCAGCACTAAATTGAGTTATGGCTTTAACAAGTTttgttctcttttcttttttccccTACTTTTCTCTTCTACCCATAAATTTTAATATGGGGATAGCTTGATAGTTAGGAAAATGACATTATTTTGGTCTCATTTCAGCAAGTTTATGTCTAACTTCCTTTATTTACCATAATTTCATTGATATACAGGAAGTTCTAGTTATTCGAAAGATTCATCCATGTTTGCCATCTTTCAAGGCAGAATTCACGGCATCTGTTCCTCTGACCCGAATTAGAGATATTGCTCATCGAAATGACATTCCACATGACCTTAAGGTTATTTTCCCTAAACTACGCGGACTAAGGAATCTTATTGCAGTTCATTGTTAATGATAGGTCAACTGTCTTACATACATATATTTACATATTTTCAGCAACAAATTAAACATACAATACAAAACAAGCTTCACCGTAATGCTGGTCCTGAAGACTTGGTTGCTACAGAAGCCATGCTTGCTAAAATCACAAAGAACCCTGGAGAATATAGTGAAGCATTTGTAGAGCAGTTCAAGATATTTCATCGGGAACTCAAAGACTTCTTTAATGCTGGCAGGTTTGACGTGAATCACAAAGCTGACTCATTATAGTTTGTAATCATATGGAATTGcagatttgttttgatttttcctTCAATTCACTCTCTCTTGTTATGATGTATGTTATTTTAATTCCATCTTAGGATTTTGTTCGCTTATCTTGGAAACTTTCAAAATGCACAATTGGGCTGCAAACCAATCGAGTGATAATGAAATTTCCCCCATTTGTTTATAGGAAAACCTGAACTTTGAAATAATCATGTCATAAAGTCCTCTGACCGAGTACTATGTAGTTGTTTTCTTATCTAGGAGGTGTTGAAGTTATGGGTTTTAGATAAATTAAGGACAAGAGAAATAATAAATACTTTTGAATATTATTATAGTGTAGTAGAATTGATAATGACTTGATACTAAAGACTAAAAACTGACTCCTATTTATTGGGATATAAGACTCCTAACCTTAAAGAAATAAGGAAATCAAGAAACAAATTATTGCTATAACTAAATAATATGAAAACTAGTCATATATAATCCTATGAGATAAACAAATTAATGATCTCGCTTATCAATTTGTTGTATTGCAGTCTTGCCGAACAGCTAGAATCGATTTATGAATCTCTGGATGAAAATGGCATGTCATCACTTAATTCATTTTTTGAGTGCAAAAAGGTGCATTTGCTTTTTCTGATTCTCTTGTATCTTTTATTGATTAGTTTTGGATCCTAACTTACTATCCTCTATCATGCAAAATTCTCTCAACCAGATTGTCTTCCCCTCCTTTTCTTTGTCTAAATACCTCTTCTGTGTCCTGAAAATAGTTTGCTGCTCATCATATTTAGCATGAAATTGAATTATTATGGTTGTTAAGCTATTGCACGCTAAAAAATCACTCCACTATTATGAATTTATGGTTAAGTTATATTGATCCTTATTGACTTTGGTACTAAAAGCCATTCTTATAATGGCATCTACTGATAAAGGAAAACTTTTTGTACTTCTCCAGAATATGGATGCTACAGCAGAATCAACAGGTTCAAAAGAAGAAggaattaaacttttatttaaaACCATGGAGTCTTTGAATGCTTTGAGAGATATTATTGTGAAGGGTCTTGAAAGTGGCCTCAGGAATGATGCTCCAGATTCTGCAATAGCCATGCGTCAAAAGGTGAGActaattttattcaattatttagcaAAAGCTTAAGTATGGATAGTAATTTAAAGAATGTTGAAACATCTATTGATTCTTGTCTCTTTGGAGGAACAGTGGCGCCTCTGTGAGATTGGGCTTGAGGATTATTCATTTGTTCTTTTGAGCAGGTTTTTGGCTTACCTTCTCCTAATTTACACTTTTAGCAATCATCAGATATTTGGATGTTGAACAACTTTTGTAAAATATATGGGGGGCACATGATTTTGCAATAGGCATGGAATTCTTGCTAGCCACTTAGATGATAGGCACAACTAGAAATATTATAGAGACTCAATTGTATGTTTATTGTAATGAGAAGGTAATCCTTTTATAGGAGAGACTAATATGGAATATTCTAAAATTAAGgtagaataaaataaaacaaaatcaacaGGTATTGATGATAGTCAATACTAAAATATTTCAACATTATAACTGTAATATAATGCATATTTTCTCTAATTGTACGAAGATAGATGTTTATTAGATCATGTTGGATTTACTTAAAGAATTATTTGAACTTATCAATTATCGAATACATTATAACGGCGTAATATATgataattttattcaaatttgGACAATTGTTAATGATGGAATTTGGAAATATAAAACTACTCTAGCTTCATGCCAGTTGTAATAACAAGATTTTCCTCTTGGTAAAGCATTAACTTCTGAACTCATATAAATAGATTTCTCAATGTGCTCGAAGTTATGGGAGGTGCTTCTTGGCTAGCTGCAAATTTGGAGTCAAAAAATGTCAACTCTTGGAATGATCCACTTGGAGCCCTTATTATTGGAGTCCACCAGCTGAAATTATCTAACTGGAAACCAGAAGAATGTAGTGCTATTGAAAATGAGCTTATTGCCTGGAGTACAAGAGGCCTTTCAGAAAGCGAAGGTAACTTTCTTAGGTCTTTGATTGAATTGTTCTGTCTGTTGAAACCTTGTAAACAGTCTtgactaatttatttttatttttaactgtaCACCCTTTTTCTCTCAGGAAATGAAGATGGCAAAAAGATTTGGACATTGAGACTGAAAGCTACTCTTGATAGATCCAAGAGGCTAACTGAGGAATATACTGAAGAACTTCTTAAGATATTTCCTCAAAAAGTGGAGGTTAAATAGTAATTTATTACTAAGTTGAAGCCTGACATTTATTACTGTTTGGTTTTTTAACCAGGTTCCTGTTCCTTCATGTTGTGCAcatatatattttgaaaaaacaaagtTGTTACTTTAAATGTTACAGATCCTAGGAAAAGCTCTAGGAATCCCTGAAAACAGTGTCAAAACATTTACAGAAGCAGAGATTCGTGCTGGGTATGATAATGCATTATCCTTAAATTATAATGAGAGGAGATTTACATGAATCATAACATGTAGTGTTTTCAACAGTATCTGTGATTTCTTGTCTTGTTTAGTCTTACACTGTGAATTTCATTACGTTTAACATAACTAGTATGTTTTCTAACTTCTCTACTGTAAATTTTTAGTGTAATTTTTCAGGTTTCAAAACTATGTACTCTTCTTCTAAAAGCTGTGAGAAGTACGCTAGGTTCTCAAGGTTGGGATGTTATTGTTCCCGGAGCTGTTTTAGGAACATTGGTTCAGGTATTGAGTTGTGTTTACAGAAATCATGTACGATGCTACTCGGATAGTTACCCTGTGTGCACAATGTTTAGAGAAGCCATGTGTGGTGTCTTGTAACAAATAATATGATAATCATGCGCAtgcgtgtgtgtgcgtgtgtgtaagAGTGCTCTTTATAAAAAAACCTTCATTATTGAGTTTAATGAAGTGAATAACCCCTTGCGCTGGTGTCTTAAAATACATCATCATACTAATATTACCAAGACTGCTTCAAGATGGAGCATAAATGCTAATCATGCCTAACTTCTTACAAATATCAATATGTACTGCTCCAATTTATTACTAACTTTCAAACAAAAGTCTCATATTAATAGGAAGAAAACGGGTAGTTTAAGACACAATGACAAGCACAAATTAGAACAAGTcgcaattttttattattaataataatcaaaGAAAAGTCATTAAGTTTGGGAAAGAGGGACGTCTATAGTCTTCTTTACACAATCATAAATTAAAGTCAAAAGTAAGAACCAAATAAGTAAGATACTAGCTAGGGAGGAATTATACTCATCCAAATGACAAAAAAATCCTTCTCACttcattataattaaaaatgaatttaaattcTTTTACCTAGGTTGAAAGAATTGTTCCTGGCTTGTTACCATCACCAGTGGAAGGTCCTATTATCCTCATTGTTAACAAAGCTGATGGCGATGAAGAGGTATATATTTATACTTCTTTGAGATGAGAGCATACTGAAGTCTTAAATATATCAATATTAATAAGTTTGATTCCGCTGGCAGGTAACAGCTGCCGGGAAGAACATAGTGGGAGCTATCCTTAAGCAAGAGCTGCCTCACTTATCTCATCTAGGTGTTAGGGCCCGGCAGGCAAGTTTTATTTCTAAATAAGCAAATTCCAACTAAAGATTTTGAGTTTCGTGCTTATAAAGTATTAAATTGTCATTGACATTCATACAGCTATTGCTTATTACAGGAAAAGGTCGTCTTTGTCACATGTGAAGATGATGAAAAAATTGCTGATATTCAAAGACTTGTTGGGTCACGTGTGAGGTTATTTCCAAGACAATTTTCCCATCCATGACTGtttgtatttaaaattaaaatctatAATGTTAGGATATGGGTCAAATAATAATATTCGTTTTTTCCTTCTTCAAACTATTTTGATTGTGAACAGATCTTTTTCTATAATATATTCCATTTTACCCTTTTCTAGTTTCTAACTTTTCAGATTGGAAGCATCCGCTGCTGGTGTTAATCTGACGTTGGCCTCTTCAGTTGACCCTGATGGCAAATTTTCTGTTGAAAGTGCTTTTGAGGGTAATTTATCTGGAGTTGAGGTTCCTGCTTCCTCTGCCGGTAGAATCTCCAAATATAGTCAGGTAGATAATGGCAGAATTATTCATTTCAATATTTTTAGCgatgttttgacttttttttttttgtatttacaAATGAACTTCTAGTTTGTTGAAAGTGGTGATATTTAGAATTAAACAATTTGACaagaaatttaaattctaatGATTTTGATTTCTGGGTGGAACCTAGAGATAAAATGTTCTATTACCGTGATGAGAAGAAAACCAATGAGGATAGAGATAAATTAAGGGAGAATGGAAATGTCTTTCTGCAAGGCGGCTCTGATCTGAACACTTATAATTATTTGTAATTATTTAAGCAAATTAATGCTTGTACTATTAGCATAAGTTTGAAATGTTTTTCCCGATTTTGGAGGTCTTGCTTCTGCGTAAACCCTAGCTGCCGTCACAGTTGTAGTTTCTTATTTCTTCCAGCCTTCATTGTGGATTCAAAGTCCTTTATTGCAGATCTTTTCTGGGGTGTCACTGTTCACTTCAGTATCTTACAATTAGTACATGTAAGTTTGACTGCCTTCCACTAAAGTTTTTGCTCCAGCAACCATGCCATCTGGTTTAAAACCAGTTTGAACCCCATAGTGTATCCTCGATTCCTCGTACTCCTTCCCATGTGCCGCCACGTGCGTGTTCTTTCAGTGGTCTTCCGAGCGGACGTTTTTTCACCGGATTTCAGCCATGAATGGATCAGCTCATTTTCTTTCCAGTGTGGGATTCCACTTTCCTTTTCAAGCGCTTTGTCATTAGAATACCAggcattgttttttattttctctctgCATTACAGCTTCCAGGGTCTCTTTATTGCTGTGTTCATTTACTAGGTGCTCGTAAGTGCACCAATAATCATTCCCAGTGTTTGTTAGTTCCCAGGTGTCAACATTAGGAGTGTTTAgatattaatatttattctaatAAGATTTGTTGGTATCTGTAGGGATTATGATAGGATTGCATTCCTATTTAGATTTTATGCCTCTAATGTATATAAATAGTGGCTTAAACCTTTTCATAGTTAATgagaaatattcaaatttaatcTCATAACGTTCAGAGTAATTGTTTTTGTATGCACATTATTtatcaattatttttattattatattattatttaaattatctaTACTAAGGGCCTCAACTGAACATAACTCAATTTGTATAAAGGGCTCTGGAGTTATCTTGCTTCCTGATGCTGAAACACAGACTTCCGGTGCAAAGGCTACTGCATGTGGTCACTTATCATCAttgtcttcagcttctgataaagGTAATAAAAGCAATATGTGTTGAATACCTATGACGTACATAGTATCAATCTTACAGACTGAGAGTGAGTATCCTCATCACAATCTTTCTAATAGTACACTATTTTAGTTACTTTGGTTTAACAACACTCATAGGGAAAGAGATTCCAGCTGAAGAACTTTTTTAAAATCATTCCTCTTAATACTTTATCTTCAGACAACTTTACTGAAATAATGTCGGATATCTTTTTATTCATAATTGGGTTTATGCGGAAATAACATTTCAAACCCTTTCGAATGTTGTCTGTTCTATCATTGTTGAAAACGTACATGCATATGGATTTGCATGGTTCTGCTTAAAAATATTCTTTGGTGGTCTACTATAGTTAGTCTTATCTTACATTTTCAAGAGGTTGATTGCATAACTCAAACCTGTGACCTTTTTTCACATGGTAGCAACTCCAACCATTGTGCCAAGCTATGCTTCCTCTCTTTCAATGGAGCCTTGCTTTGTGTACTTTCTTGTATTTGAATAGACTGAAGTGTTAACATAAATTATACTATTTTATCTGGAGATCTTTCAATTAAGCTGGAAGACCCCATgctatgttgattgttgatgatcgaTCAGAGTTATAGATGTAAATTTTAATATTGAATGAGAATAATGTATTCTTACAAATTACATTTCTAAAATCTAGTTTTTGAATGACAGTTTACAGCGATCAGGGAGTGCCTGCTTCATTTAAAGTTCCTTCTGGGGCAGTTTTACCATTTGGATCCATGGAATTGGAGCTAGAGAAGAGCAACTCCACTGAAATATTCAGGTCCTTACTGGATAAAATAGAAACAGCAAAACTGGAGGATGGTGAACTTGACGGTTTATGCAATCAACTCCAGGAATTGATTTCTTCCCAGAAACTATCAAAAGACGTCATTGAAAGCATTGGAAAATTGTTTCCAAGCAATGCACGTTTGATTGTTCGATCCAGCGCCAATGTGGAAGATTTGGCTGGAATGTCAGCAGCTGGACTTTATGATTCAATACCAAACGTGAGTCCTTCCAATCCAACAGCTTTTGCAGATGCGGTTGGCAGAGTATGGGCTTCACTGTACACACGGAGGGCAGTGTTGAGCCGCAGAGCTGCTGGCGTGCCTCAGAAGGAAGCTTCAATGGCAATTCTGATCCAAGAAATGCTTTCACCAGATTTATCATTTGTACTACATACTATGAGCCCGACAGACCAGGATAACAATTCTGTGGAGGCCGAAATTGCTTCTGGCCTTGGTGAAACTCTGGCTTCTGGAACCCGGGGTACACCATGGCGTATATCATGTGGGAAATTTGACGGGCTTGTGCAAACGCTGGCTTTTGCAAATTTCAGTGAGGAATTGATTGTACGCAGTGCAGGGCCTGCGGATGGGGAGGTTATCCATTTGACTGTGGATTACAGCAAGAAACCACTGACAGTTGATCCAGTTTTCCGTCTACAGCTTGGTCAACGGCTTTGTGCAGTTGGGTTTTTCCTGGAGAGAAAGTTTGGTAGCCCTCAGGATGTGGAAGGATGTCTTGTTGGAAAAGACATTTATATTGTTCAGACAAGGCCACAACCTCAGTAGAAACATGGAACAAAGTCATGTCAAGGAAAGAAAGttggagaaaattttgaatatgtCTT is part of the Vicia villosa cultivar HV-30 ecotype Madison, WI linkage group LG2, Vvil1.0, whole genome shotgun sequence genome and encodes:
- the LOC131648895 gene encoding phosphoglucan, water dikinase, chloroplastic-like, with translation MNYSLHCRSLYCTHSIIHTPSNLNRLRYLLPSSIHRHHIPPRTLPLLVSAVSSPQKQSRKGGKSNKTTNKDNVHLHLRLDHQVQFGEHVALLGSSKQFGSWKTNVPFNWTPNGWVCDFHFNGGENLEFKFIIVNQHGTLLWESGDNRVLNLPQSGNFHTVAKWNTTHQAMDLLPLDEQEQHRDHDSENVGDNSQSNVDKEASSSSSSFEAGSSPFVGEWQGKSISFMQSNEHHSNEAQRTWDTSGLQGLPLKFVQGDQTARNWWRKLEIVRDIVESVHGEDQLEALIYTSIYLKWINTGQIPCFEDGGHHRPNRHAEISRVIFRELERHTSQKDVSPQEVLVIRKIHPCLPSFKAEFTASVPLTRIRDIAHRNDIPHDLKQQIKHTIQNKLHRNAGPEDLVATEAMLAKITKNPGEYSEAFVEQFKIFHRELKDFFNAGSLAEQLESIYESLDENGMSSLNSFFECKKNMDATAESTGSKEEGIKLLFKTMESLNALRDIIVKGLESGLRNDAPDSAIAMRQKWRLCEIGLEDYSFVLLSRFLNVLEVMGGASWLAANLESKNVNSWNDPLGALIIGVHQLKLSNWKPEECSAIENELIAWSTRGLSESEGNEDGKKIWTLRLKATLDRSKRLTEEYTEELLKIFPQKVEILGKALGIPENSVKTFTEAEIRAGVIFQVSKLCTLLLKAVRSTLGSQGWDVIVPGAVLGTLVQVERIVPGLLPSPVEGPIILIVNKADGDEEVTAAGKNIVGAILKQELPHLSHLGVRARQEKVVFVTCEDDEKIADIQRLVGSRVRLEASAAGVNLTLASSVDPDGKFSVESAFEGNLSGVEVPASSAGRISKYSQGSGVILLPDAETQTSGAKATACGHLSSLSSASDKVYSDQGVPASFKVPSGAVLPFGSMELELEKSNSTEIFRSLLDKIETAKLEDGELDGLCNQLQELISSQKLSKDVIESIGKLFPSNARLIVRSSANVEDLAGMSAAGLYDSIPNVSPSNPTAFADAVGRVWASLYTRRAVLSRRAAGVPQKEASMAILIQEMLSPDLSFVLHTMSPTDQDNNSVEAEIASGLGETLASGTRGTPWRISCGKFDGLVQTLAFANFSEELIVRSAGPADGEVIHLTVDYSKKPLTVDPVFRLQLGQRLCAVGFFLERKFGSPQDVEGCLVGKDIYIVQTRPQPQ